A genomic stretch from Actinomycetota bacterium includes:
- a CDS encoding M23 family metallopeptidase, producing the protein RSGGRSHQGTDVMSPCGAPVIAVTDGSIQRLASSGAGGTSLYLRASNGDVFFYAHLRGYAPGIGAGKPVSAGQVIGVNGNSGNASGGPCHVHFEWHPSGGRPVNPYPLLASAR; encoded by the coding sequence CGCTCGGGCGGTCGCAGCCACCAGGGAACGGACGTCATGTCGCCCTGCGGCGCTCCGGTGATCGCGGTTACCGACGGCAGCATCCAGCGGCTCGCGTCGAGCGGGGCCGGCGGGACCTCGCTCTACCTTAGGGCCAGCAACGGCGACGTCTTCTTCTACGCGCACCTGCGTGGCTACGCCCCGGGAATCGGCGCCGGCAAGCCGGTGTCCGCCGGCCAGGTGATCGGGGTCAACGGCAACTCAGGGAACGCCAGCGGCGGCCCGTGCCACGTCCACTTCGAGTGGCACCCCAGCGGCGGCCGCCCGGTTAACCCGTACCCGCTTCTCGCGTCCGCCCGATAG